Genomic window (Comamonas endophytica):
AGGTCGCGCCCAAATACAAGAATCCGCAGACGGGCGAGACCTGGACAGGCCGTGGCAAGGCGCCCAAGTGGATTGCCAAGGAAACCGATCGCGAGAAGTTCGCCATTTGATGGCTCCCGTTGAAACGGCCCGCATGCAATATGCGGGCCGTTTTTTATTTTCACTCCGGTCATCGATCCAGGCGCCTTCGCAACGGCCTTATCAGGCAACCCCGCAACGCCGCATATTCCTGACGCAGTCGATGCCTACATTTCCGCTGCAAACGCCGACTTGCTCATGGCGTCGCAGATGGCGCGTATCTGCGGGCGCATCAGCCTGGCGACTTCGTCGCGCCGGTGCGATTCGAGGCGCCCTGAAATCGCCGCCACGCTGAGCGCCGCGATCGGGTTGTCCGGCGGAAAGGCGATGCCGATGGCGGCGGTGCCTGGCGTCACCACGCTGTCCAGAAAGGCATAGCCTTTTTCGCGCCCCACCTTGATGGCCTCGCGCAGGTAGGCGGCCGTGATGAATCCGTATTTCTCGTATTTGGGCGCATTGGTGTCGATGATGGATTCGGCTTCTTCGGGCGGTAATGCGCACAGGATCGCCAGCCCGCCGGCCCCCACCCCCAGGGGGCGGCGGATGCCGACATCGAGCGCCAGGGACTTGATCGGGTAATCGCCCAGCGCGCGGTGCGTGCACACGGCCTCCAGGCCGCTGCGCTCGCTCAGGTAGATGGTGTCCTGCGTGACCTCGGCGAGCTTTTGCAGCGCCGCGTCGCACAGCTCAGACAACCGGTAGCGCGGCCGTGCCAGCAACCCCAGCTCATGCAGGAGGGGCCCCAGGTAGAACTTGCGGGTGCGTGGATCGCGCGCCACCAGGCCTTCGATTTCGAGCCGGTGGAGCATGCGAAAGCAGGTGGACTGGGGCAGGCCGCTGGTGGCCGTGATCTCGCCGATGCGCATGCCTGCGCGCCCGCGCGACGCCACGATACGGAGCATCAGAACCACACGCTCGATGCTTTGCGTGCCGGATCGCGCATTCTCACCATGTGGTGGTTTATTCGGATCGGGAAAATCGTTCTCGAGAGTTTTGCTCATGTGGTCTTTTTAATTCCAATCCACATCGTGGGCAATCTAGGGTTAACCCACTCGATACGGACGCTGCTTTGATTTTTTAATCTGTCATCAACCCATCGAATAACCACCACATTGTGGATAAAAGGGACAACGCCTCATGCCATACACGATGACCGAAAAAATCCTCGCCCGGGTCGCGGGACTGCCTGCGGTGCGAGCGGGCGATGAAATCCTGGCGCGGCCGGATTTCGTGATTGCCTATGACTTCCCCGGGTACACCGACGTGTTCTTCAAGGAGGCGAAGGAGGATTTCGGCGTGGCGCATGTGCCCAGCCCGGAGCGCTTCGTGCTGTTCATCGACCACATGGTTCCGGCGGCCGCGCCCAAGGAGGAGGAGCTGCACAAGATCACGCGCGCCTGGGGCAAGGAGCAGGGCGTGCCGGTGCACGAGCGCGAGGGCATCGGCCACCAGGTGTCGGCGGAGCTCGGCTATGCCACGCCCGGGGCCTTCGCGGTGCACTTCGACGGGCATGTGAGCCAGCTCGGCGCCTTCGGCACGCTGGCCATCGGCGCGCGCAAGAGCGTGCTGGAGACCTTCGTGTCCGAGCGCATGGCGCTGGTGGTGCCGGGCACCGTGAAGATCGAGGTCACGGGCACGGTGCAGCCGGGCGTGATGGCGCGCGACATCTTCCACCACCTGGTGCGGGTGCTGGGCCCGGCGTCGTGCCGCTTCAAGGTGGTGGAGCTGTGCGGCCCGGTCATCGACGCGATGAGCATCGAGGGGCGCCAGACGATCTGCGGCCAGGCGATGTTCCTGGGTGCCACCACGATGCTGATCGCCCCCGACGCCAAGACCCTGGCCCATGCCCAGGGCCGGGCCAAGATCGCGCTCGATCCCGTGTACCCGGATGCGCACGCGCATTACGACCAGGTGCACCGCATCGATATCAGCGACCTGGCGCCGATCGTGGTGGCGCCGCCCAGCCCCGCCAACACGCGCGACCTGAGCGAATACGCGGGCCTGGAAGTGCAGATGGGCTACCTCGGCAGCTGCGCCAGCGGCCGGCTGGAGGACCTGCGCGTGGCCGCCGAGGTGCTCAAGGGGCGCAGGATCAAGCCGGGCTTCCAGCTGCATGTGGTGCCGACCTCGCAGGCCATCATGTCGCAGGCCGCGAGCGAAGGGCTGATCTCCACCCTGGTGGACGCCGGCGCGTTCATCAGCTCGTCGAGCTGCGACTACTGCTACGGCCGCATCGCCACGATGACGGACGGCCAGCGCGCGGTCTCGACCGGCACGCTGAACACCCCCGGGCGCATGGGCAGCGCCGATTCCGAGATCTTCATCTGCAACGCCGCCGTGGTCGCGGCCTCGGCGCTCGAAGGCTGCATTGCCGACCCCCGGCCTTATCTCGCATCCGTCACCTCCGTCGCCACCGCACAGGAAATCCCCGCATGACACTGCCCACCCTGCACGGCCGCGCGGCCTGGGTCTTCACCGAAGACGACTTCGACATCGATCTGATCGTCGGCATCAAGAACATCAAGATCACCGATATCAACGAGCTGGCCGCCGTCACCATGACCAGCTACGACCCGGATTTCGCCAGGAGCGTCGCCCGCGGCGACCTGCTGGTCGGAGGCGCGAACTTCGGCTACGGCCATCCGCACTACCCGGCCATGCGCGCCATGCGCCACCTGGGGGTGGCGGGCGTCATTGCCGAGTCCTTCTCGCCAGGGTTCTTCCGCGGCGAGATCAGCATGGGTTTTCCGCTGATCACCTGCCCCGGCATCCGCGCGGCCACGCAGCGCTGGGACCGGCTGCGGGTGGATTGGGAGCGCGGCGTGGTGGTCAACCAGCAATCGGGCGCGGCCTTGCCCTTCGAGCCCTGGTCGTCCACCGAGCGCGCGACCATCGAGGCCGGCGGCTTCACCCCCTATCTGAAGGCCCGGCTGGCGCGCGAGCGCGCCGCTGCCGCCGCATGACGCGCAGGAGCACAGCATGTTGCAGATGATTGTCAGCGGCGTCGCCCTGGGCGCCATCTACGGGCTGATCGCCCTGGGCATCGTGATGGTGTTCAAGGCCACCGGCATTCTCAACTTCGCGCATGGCGAGGCCGCCATGCTGTCGGCCTTCGTCGCCTATACGCTGTTCAAGCTCGGCCTGCCGCTGTGGGCGGTGGTGCCGCTGACGCTCATCTTCGGCGCGGCGCTGGGCATGGCGATCGAGCGCTTCATCATCCGCCGCTTCATCGGCAAGGCGCTGCTGTCCTCGGCCATCTGCACGCTGGGGCTGTTCCTGGTGTTCGGCGACCTGGCGATCTGGGTCTGGGGCAAGGACACGCAGGAGCTGCCCGGCATCTTCCCCTCCGCCCCCATCGATGTCGGCGGCGTGATCGTCTCGGGGCTGGACCTGGGCATCGTTGCCGTCTGCGCCACGCTCGCGGCGCTGCTGTTCGCGTTCTTTCGCTTCACGCGCCTGGGCATCGCCATGCAGGCCACCATGGAGAACCCGACGGCCGCACGGCTGATGGGCATTCCCATCAAGCGCATCTACGCGCTGGCCTGGGCACTGTCGCATGTGATCGCCGCGCTGGCCGGCCTGCTGATCGCGCCGCTGACCTTCGTGCACTTCTCGATGATGCAGCACGCCCTGCACTTCGCCTTTGCCGCCGCGGTGCTCGGCGGCATCGGCAGCATGCCCGGCGCGCTGCTGGGCGGCGTGATCATCGGCGTGACCTCCAACCTCACGGGCGCCTATGTGTCCTCGGCGTGGAAGGACGCGGTGCCCTTCATCGTGATGCTGCTGATCCTGATCCTGCGGCCGCACGGCCTGCTGGCGCGCGCCCAGGTCAAGAAAGTCTGAGGAGGCCCCATGACCAAAGTCTTCGACCAATTCCCCTGGCTCGGGCCGCTGCTCTTCGTGCTGCTGTTCGTGCTGGCGCCGCTGGTGCCGGGCGGCTATGTGCTCTACATCTTCACGCTGGTGATCATCTACACGCTGGCGTCCTTCGGCACCAACATCCTGACGGGCTACACCAACCTGATCTCGATGGCCGGCGCGGTGTTCTTCGGCATCGGCGCCTATGGCTCGGCCATCCTCACCACCCATTTCGGCGTGCCGCTGGTGCTGTCGATGTTCATTGCCGCGGCCATCGCCACCGTGGTCGGCCTGCTGCTGGCGTTGCCGGTGCTGCGGCTGGAAGAGGTGTTCCTGGCGATCGCCACGCTGGGCTTCGTGATGATCTCGGTGGAGATCGCCAAGTCCGGCGGCGAGCTCTCGGGCGGCGAGAACGGCATGGGCGCGCCCGGGCCCACGCTGTTCGGCTGGGCGCTGGACGAACGCGGCTATCACCTGTTTGCCGCCGTCGTGCTGGCGGGCGCGCTGTGGGTGGCGCGCAATCTGGCGCGCAGCCACTTCGGGCGCGGCTTCCTGGCGATCAAGGGCAGCGACACCGCCGCGCGCGCCCTGGGCCTGAACACCACGGCACTGAAGCTGGTGGCGTTCGGCGTGTGCGCCTTCTACACCGGCCTGTCGGGCGCGCTCTACGCGCCGCTGGTGCGCTTCATCGACCCCTCGCTGTTCGGCATCATGGTCTCGATCAGCTTCGTCTCGATGGTCATCGTCGGCGGGCTGGGCTCGATCCTGGGCTCGGTGCTGGGCGCGGTGTTCGTGATCGGCGCGCCGCAGCTGCTGACCTACCTGGGCTTCGACCAGTTCCAGCGCGCGCTGTATGGCGTGGCCATGATCCTGGCGCTGATGTTCCTGCCCGACGGGCTGGCCAGCCTGTTCAAGCGCCGGCGCCTGCCCGCGGCGGATATCGCGGACAGCGGGGTGGCGAAATGAGCACCGTCGTTCAGATGAGATCCTCTTCGGCTCCGGCGGCTGCGCAGGCCGCCGCCCCCCTGCTGAGCATCAGGAACGTGCGCATGGCCTTCGGCGGCATCGTTGCCGTGCAGGACGTGGGCTTCGACGTCATGCCCGGCACGGTGCACGCGCTGATCGGCCCCAACGGCGCCGGCAAGACGACGATGCTCAACTGCATCAGCCGCTTCTACACGCCGCAGCAGGGCTCGATGCGCCTGCGCACCGCCAACGGCGAGGTCGAGCTGCTGGACCGCAAGGCGCACCAGGTGGCGCGGCTGGGCATTGCCCGCACCTTCCAGAACCTGGAGCTGTTCGCCGAGCTGACGGTGTTCGACAACGTGCTGATCGCGCGCTCGATCGCCATGCGCGCGACGCTGGCCGAGGCGCTGCTGGGCCTGCCGCGCCAGCGCCGCGAAGAGCGCGCCGAACGCGAGCATGTGCAGCGGCTGCTCGAAGACCTGAATCTGCAGGCGCATGCCCATGCGGTGGTGCGCGACCTGCCCTACGGCACGCAAAAGCTCGTCGAGCTGGCGCGCGCGATGGCGCTGGAGCCGCGGCTGATGCTGCTGGACGAGCCCGCCGCCGGCATGAACAACCGCGAGATCGACGCGCTGGGCGAGACGCTCAAGCGGCTGCAGGCCAGCGCCCGCGCCACGCTGCTGCTGATCGAGCACAGCATGCCGCTGGTGATGTCCATCTCGGACCGCATCACCGTCATGCACAACGGCGCCTTCCTGGCCCAGGGCACGCCCCGGGAAATCGAAACCCATCCCGCAGTGATCGAGGCCTATCTCGGAGGAGGCAAGAGTGGCAAACGGCGTTGAAACATCCACGGCGGCGGCGCTGCTGAGCGTCGACGGCCTGACTGCGGGCTACGGCAAGATCCGCGCGCTGCACGGCGTGAGCCTGCGCGTGCCCCAGGCGAGCATCGTCTGCGTGCTGGGCGCCAATGGCGCGGGCAAGACCACGCTGATGCGCGCCCTCTCGGGCCTGCTGCCGGTGAGCGGGGGGCAGCTGCTCTTCGACGGCCAGTCCATCGCCAACGTGCCGGCCGAGGCGCTGGTGCGCCGCGGCATCGCCCATGTGCCGCAGGGCCGCATGGTCTTTGCGCAGCTGAGCGTGCGCGACAACCTGGTGCTGGGCGGCTACACCCGCCCGGCGGCCGAGGTGCGCGGCGACATCGACCGCGTGCTGGAGTACTTCCCGCGCCTGAAGGAGCGCATCGCCTCGCGCGCCGGCACGCTCTCGGGCGGCGAGCAGCAGATGCTGGCCATCGCCCGCGGGCTGCTGGCCAAGCCGCGGCTGCTGATGCTCGACGAGCCCTCGATGGGCGTGGCGCCGATCCTCAAGGACGCGATCTTCGAGACGCTGCGCGCCATCCGCGACCGCGAGAAGCTCACGCTGCTGATCGTCGAGCAGGACGCCGACATCGCGCTCGACATCGCCGACGAGGGCTATGTCATCGAGACCGGCCGCGTGGTGATGCAGGGCCCGGCCGCCGAGCTGGTGGGCAACGAAGACATCCGCCGCGCCTATCTGGGCGGCTGAGCCTAGCGTTTCTTTCGCATTCATAACCAAGGAGACAAAAGCATGATTCAACGCAATTCCCGCCGCACTGTGCTCGCCGCCGCGGCCGCCGCCCTGATGGGCCTGCACCTGGGCGCGCAGGCCTTCGAGAACAAGGCCGAAGGCGTGCTGGCCAAGGAGATCGTGCTAGGCTCGTCGCAGCCGCTGTCGGGCACGCTGGCCTACATGGGCAAGGCCGTGGACGAGGGCATGCGCACCTATTTCGACATGGTCAACGAGCAGGGCGGCGTCAACGGCCGCAAGCTCAAGCTGATCACCTATGACGACGAGCTCAAGCCGGCGAAGTCGGTGGCCAACGCCAAGCTGCTGGTCGAGCGCGACAAGGTCTTCGCCATGGTCGGCAACATCGGCCATGCGACCAACATCAGCGCCTACGAGTACAGCTCGACCAAGAAAGTGCCGACGATCGGCGCGATGAGCATTTCGGACCTCACCTCGAGCCCGCCGCGCGAGCTGCTCTACGTGCTGCCCTCGCCGCAGTCCACCGAAACCGCGGCCTATATCGACAACGCGGTCGAGGTGCTCAAGGCAAAGAAGGTCGCGATGCTCTACCAGAACGACGGCTGGGGCAAGCCGGCCTATGACATCGCCGTCAAGCGCCTGGAAAAGCACGGCATGAAGCTGGTCGAGGCCCAGACCTTCGAGCGTTTCGCCACCGACCTGACCTCGCAGGTGTTCAAGCTCAAGCAGGCCGAGCCCGACGTGGTGATCGTCTACGCGCTGGGCCAGGAAGCGGTGCAGTTCTTCCGCAGCGCGGAAAAGCTCGGCTGGAAGCCGACGGTGTTCGGCGCCGGCGGCCTCAACGACCCCAAGTTCATCGAGCTACTGGGCAAGACGCAATCGAAGCTGTACGTGGCGTCCTATTACGACGCGGTGGACGGAAGCAATCCGGCCATCCAGTCCTTCTTCACGCGCTACGCCAAGCTCTACCCCAAGTCGGCGCCGACCTCGATGGCGCTGATGGGCTACTCGGCCGCGGCCGTCACGGTGGAGGCGCTGAACCGCGCCGGCGCCGAGCCCAGCCGCGCCAAGGTCGTGGCCGCGCTCGACGGCATGAAGGACTTCGACCAGAAGATCGGCCCGAAGATCACTTTCCAGCCCTTGAATGCCGGCCCCTACGCGCGCCGCGGCCAGACCGGCGTGGCGCTGATGGAGCTCAAGGAGCAGAAGTTCGTCTCCCTGGGCAACTACATCGACCCCGTGCAACGCTGAGGAACCGCCATGAAAAACGAGCGCAAGCAACTTCGTGAACGCATCCAGTCCGGCCCCACTTTCTGGATGGCTGGCGCCCAGGACGCGCTGTCCGCCCTGCTGGTCGACCAGTCGGACTTCGACGGCGTCTTCACCACCGGCTTCGGCATCTCCGCCTCGCTGCTGGGCCAGCCCGACATGGAGGTCTACACGCTGACCGAGAACCTCGGCGTCGTGAACCATATCGTCAACATCGTGAAGAAGCCGGTGTTCGCCGATGGCGATACGGGTTATGGCGGCGTGCTCAACGTCGCGCGCACGGTGCGCGAGTTCGAGAAGGCCGGCGTGGCGGCGATCTCCATCGAGGACCAGATCAGCCCCAAGCGCTGCCCGGCCGCCGCGGCAGTGACGCCGGTGGTGTCGATCCCCGACGCGGTGGCGCGCATCAAGGCCGCCGTGGATGCGCGCCAGGACCCGGACTTCCTGATCGTCGCGCGCACCGACGTGGCCGATCCCGAGGAAGCCATCGAGCGCGCGGCGCGCTTCGCCGAAGCCGGCGCCGACCTGATCCAGCCGATTTCGCGCACCTTCAGGGGCTACGAGGACCTGGTGCGGCTGCGCGAGGCCTCGGGCCGGCGCCTGTCGCTGCAGCTGATGCAGGGCCTGTGGATGTCGCGCCTCACGCGCTCGCAGATCGAGGACGTCGCCGCCTTCGCCACCTACCCGGTGGTCACGCTGATGAGCACCGTGCATGCGCTGCAGAAGAACCTGGCGACGCTGGCGGCGCGGCGCACCGGCGATGTCGACGGCCTGCCCTGCGGGCAGACCAGCATGGCCGACTTCAAGCAGGTGATCGGCTGGAAGGCGCTGGAGGAACGCCAGGCGCAGTACGAGCTGGGGTGAGCGCGCCGGCCGCTTGCAGCCGGTGCCAGGGGCGGGCACTGGCTGCAAGGCGTGGCTGCGATCCGGGACTGCAGC
Coding sequences:
- a CDS encoding IclR family transcriptional regulator, with amino-acid sequence MSKTLENDFPDPNKPPHGENARSGTQSIERVVLMLRIVASRGRAGMRIGEITATSGLPQSTCFRMLHRLEIEGLVARDPRTRKFYLGPLLHELGLLARPRYRLSELCDAALQKLAEVTQDTIYLSERSGLEAVCTHRALGDYPIKSLALDVGIRRPLGVGAGGLAILCALPPEEAESIIDTNAPKYEKYGFITAAYLREAIKVGREKGYAFLDSVVTPGTAAIGIAFPPDNPIAALSVAAISGRLESHRRDEVARLMRPQIRAICDAMSKSAFAAEM
- a CDS encoding 3-isopropylmalate dehydratase large subunit → MPYTMTEKILARVAGLPAVRAGDEILARPDFVIAYDFPGYTDVFFKEAKEDFGVAHVPSPERFVLFIDHMVPAAAPKEEELHKITRAWGKEQGVPVHEREGIGHQVSAELGYATPGAFAVHFDGHVSQLGAFGTLAIGARKSVLETFVSERMALVVPGTVKIEVTGTVQPGVMARDIFHHLVRVLGPASCRFKVVELCGPVIDAMSIEGRQTICGQAMFLGATTMLIAPDAKTLAHAQGRAKIALDPVYPDAHAHYDQVHRIDISDLAPIVVAPPSPANTRDLSEYAGLEVQMGYLGSCASGRLEDLRVAAEVLKGRRIKPGFQLHVVPTSQAIMSQAASEGLISTLVDAGAFISSSSCDYCYGRIATMTDGQRAVSTGTLNTPGRMGSADSEIFICNAAVVAASALEGCIADPRPYLASVTSVATAQEIPA
- a CDS encoding 3-isopropylmalate dehydratase encodes the protein MTLPTLHGRAAWVFTEDDFDIDLIVGIKNIKITDINELAAVTMTSYDPDFARSVARGDLLVGGANFGYGHPHYPAMRAMRHLGVAGVIAESFSPGFFRGEISMGFPLITCPGIRAATQRWDRLRVDWERGVVVNQQSGAALPFEPWSSTERATIEAGGFTPYLKARLARERAAAAA
- a CDS encoding branched-chain amino acid ABC transporter permease — encoded protein: MLQMIVSGVALGAIYGLIALGIVMVFKATGILNFAHGEAAMLSAFVAYTLFKLGLPLWAVVPLTLIFGAALGMAIERFIIRRFIGKALLSSAICTLGLFLVFGDLAIWVWGKDTQELPGIFPSAPIDVGGVIVSGLDLGIVAVCATLAALLFAFFRFTRLGIAMQATMENPTAARLMGIPIKRIYALAWALSHVIAALAGLLIAPLTFVHFSMMQHALHFAFAAAVLGGIGSMPGALLGGVIIGVTSNLTGAYVSSAWKDAVPFIVMLLILILRPHGLLARAQVKKV
- a CDS encoding branched-chain amino acid ABC transporter permease; translation: MTKVFDQFPWLGPLLFVLLFVLAPLVPGGYVLYIFTLVIIYTLASFGTNILTGYTNLISMAGAVFFGIGAYGSAILTTHFGVPLVLSMFIAAAIATVVGLLLALPVLRLEEVFLAIATLGFVMISVEIAKSGGELSGGENGMGAPGPTLFGWALDERGYHLFAAVVLAGALWVARNLARSHFGRGFLAIKGSDTAARALGLNTTALKLVAFGVCAFYTGLSGALYAPLVRFIDPSLFGIMVSISFVSMVIVGGLGSILGSVLGAVFVIGAPQLLTYLGFDQFQRALYGVAMILALMFLPDGLASLFKRRRLPAADIADSGVAK
- a CDS encoding ABC transporter ATP-binding protein, with protein sequence MSTVVQMRSSSAPAAAQAAAPLLSIRNVRMAFGGIVAVQDVGFDVMPGTVHALIGPNGAGKTTMLNCISRFYTPQQGSMRLRTANGEVELLDRKAHQVARLGIARTFQNLELFAELTVFDNVLIARSIAMRATLAEALLGLPRQRREERAEREHVQRLLEDLNLQAHAHAVVRDLPYGTQKLVELARAMALEPRLMLLDEPAAGMNNREIDALGETLKRLQASARATLLLIEHSMPLVMSISDRITVMHNGAFLAQGTPREIETHPAVIEAYLGGGKSGKRR
- a CDS encoding ABC transporter ATP-binding protein; protein product: MANGVETSTAAALLSVDGLTAGYGKIRALHGVSLRVPQASIVCVLGANGAGKTTLMRALSGLLPVSGGQLLFDGQSIANVPAEALVRRGIAHVPQGRMVFAQLSVRDNLVLGGYTRPAAEVRGDIDRVLEYFPRLKERIASRAGTLSGGEQQMLAIARGLLAKPRLLMLDEPSMGVAPILKDAIFETLRAIRDREKLTLLIVEQDADIALDIADEGYVIETGRVVMQGPAAELVGNEDIRRAYLGG
- a CDS encoding ABC transporter substrate-binding protein, yielding MIQRNSRRTVLAAAAAALMGLHLGAQAFENKAEGVLAKEIVLGSSQPLSGTLAYMGKAVDEGMRTYFDMVNEQGGVNGRKLKLITYDDELKPAKSVANAKLLVERDKVFAMVGNIGHATNISAYEYSSTKKVPTIGAMSISDLTSSPPRELLYVLPSPQSTETAAYIDNAVEVLKAKKVAMLYQNDGWGKPAYDIAVKRLEKHGMKLVEAQTFERFATDLTSQVFKLKQAEPDVVIVYALGQEAVQFFRSAEKLGWKPTVFGAGGLNDPKFIELLGKTQSKLYVASYYDAVDGSNPAIQSFFTRYAKLYPKSAPTSMALMGYSAAAVTVEALNRAGAEPSRAKVVAALDGMKDFDQKIGPKITFQPLNAGPYARRGQTGVALMELKEQKFVSLGNYIDPVQR
- a CDS encoding isocitrate lyase/PEP mutase family protein, which produces MKNERKQLRERIQSGPTFWMAGAQDALSALLVDQSDFDGVFTTGFGISASLLGQPDMEVYTLTENLGVVNHIVNIVKKPVFADGDTGYGGVLNVARTVREFEKAGVAAISIEDQISPKRCPAAAAVTPVVSIPDAVARIKAAVDARQDPDFLIVARTDVADPEEAIERAARFAEAGADLIQPISRTFRGYEDLVRLREASGRRLSLQLMQGLWMSRLTRSQIEDVAAFATYPVVTLMSTVHALQKNLATLAARRTGDVDGLPCGQTSMADFKQVIGWKALEERQAQYELG